A portion of the Vicinamibacterales bacterium genome contains these proteins:
- the deoC gene encoding deoxyribose-phosphate aldolase, which produces MGERSEMSQAFRIALGADHGGFALKQQLGEHLTSQGHTVRDCGTNGTAPVDYPRIALAVAALVASGDCQFGVMVDGAGIGSAMTANKVPGVLAAACYNDVLARNSREHNDANVLTLGAGLTTAEQAMAILDVFLSTSCTADRHRARVQMIRDIERGRMSTTSSRGPELSAEDINRIAERVRQLLAEQGGPAKPAAIPADKLASLIDHTLLKPEATAADIQRLCDEAKRHQFFSVCVNPSYVRQVASLLRGTSVKTCCVVGFPLGAQPPETKALEARRAIREGTREIDMVINIGALKGREDAMVLKDIRAVVEACKDGRAICKVILETALLTDEEKVRGCELSMKAGANFVKTSTGFGPGGATVADIALMSRTVAPKKLGVKASGGIRSYADVVKMVEAGATRVGSSSSVKILEEARAGQK; this is translated from the coding sequence ATGGGTGAACGTTCGGAGATGAGCCAGGCCTTCAGGATTGCCCTCGGCGCCGACCACGGCGGGTTCGCCCTCAAGCAGCAACTCGGGGAACATCTCACGTCGCAGGGCCATACCGTTCGCGATTGCGGAACCAACGGCACGGCCCCGGTGGACTACCCGCGGATTGCCCTGGCGGTTGCAGCGCTCGTGGCATCGGGCGACTGCCAGTTCGGTGTCATGGTGGACGGCGCGGGCATCGGGTCGGCCATGACGGCGAACAAGGTGCCTGGCGTGCTGGCCGCAGCGTGCTACAACGACGTGCTCGCGCGCAACAGCCGCGAGCACAACGACGCCAACGTGCTGACGCTCGGAGCAGGACTGACGACGGCCGAGCAGGCCATGGCGATTCTGGACGTGTTCCTCTCCACGTCGTGCACGGCGGATCGTCACCGTGCGCGGGTGCAGATGATTCGCGATATCGAACGAGGCCGCATGAGCACGACTTCTTCACGTGGGCCGGAACTGTCGGCCGAGGACATCAACCGGATTGCCGAGCGGGTCCGGCAGTTGCTCGCCGAGCAGGGTGGGCCGGCCAAGCCGGCGGCGATCCCCGCCGACAAGCTGGCGTCGTTGATCGATCACACGCTCTTGAAGCCCGAAGCGACCGCGGCGGACATCCAGCGCCTGTGCGACGAGGCCAAGCGACACCAGTTCTTCTCGGTGTGCGTGAACCCGAGCTACGTCCGCCAGGTGGCCTCGCTGTTGCGCGGCACGTCGGTGAAGACGTGCTGCGTGGTCGGGTTCCCGCTGGGCGCCCAGCCGCCGGAGACGAAGGCCCTGGAGGCACGACGGGCGATCCGGGAAGGCACGCGCGAGATCGACATGGTCATCAACATCGGGGCCTTGAAGGGCCGAGAGGATGCCATGGTCCTGAAGGACATCCGGGCCGTCGTCGAGGCGTGCAAGGACGGCCGGGCGATCTGCAAGGTCATTCTGGAAACCGCCCTGCTGACCGATGAGGAAAAGGTGCGCGGCTGCGAGCTGAGCATGAAAGCCGGCGCGAATTTCGTCAAGACCTCCACCGGGTTCGGGCCGGGTGGTGCGACGGTGGCCGACATCGCGCTCATGAGCCGCACGGTGGCGCCGAAGAAGCTCGGCGTCAAGGCCTCGGGCGGGATCCGCAGCTACGCCGACGTCGTCAAGATGGTCGAGGCCGGCGCCACGCGCGTCGGGAGCAGCAGCAGCGTCAAGATTCTGGAAGAGGCCAGGGCGGGGCAGAAGTAG
- a CDS encoding BMC domain-containing protein, giving the protein MTDALGMIETRSFPAVVEAADAAVKAARVELMSYEKTGGGYVSVIIRGDVAAVKAACDAAQVAAGRVGEVVAVHIIARPHLNVDTVMPLGRAAEAKATKK; this is encoded by the coding sequence ATGACAGATGCGCTTGGCATGATTGAAACCCGGTCGTTTCCCGCTGTGGTGGAAGCAGCCGATGCTGCAGTGAAGGCGGCCAGAGTCGAATTGATGTCCTATGAGAAGACCGGCGGCGGCTACGTCTCGGTCATCATCCGCGGAGACGTCGCGGCGGTGAAGGCGGCGTGCGATGCCGCGCAGGTGGCGGCCGGTCGTGTCGGCGAGGTCGTCGCCGTGCACATCATCGCGCGCCCTCACCTCAACGTGGACACGGTGATGCCGCTCGGCCGAGCCGCCGAAGCCAAGGCGACGAAGAAGTAG
- a CDS encoding EutN/CcmL family microcompartment protein — translation MLLAKVVGTVVATRKEPSLDGLKLLLVRPVTEAGQETGTHLVAADAVGAGPEEMVLVASGSSARQTEATDKRPVDAVVMAIIDSWSIDGAVRYQK, via the coding sequence ATGCTGCTGGCGAAAGTGGTCGGCACGGTCGTGGCCACGCGCAAGGAACCGAGCCTCGACGGTCTCAAGCTGCTGCTGGTGCGCCCGGTGACCGAGGCCGGCCAGGAGACAGGTACGCATCTGGTCGCCGCCGACGCGGTGGGTGCCGGCCCCGAGGAGATGGTGCTCGTTGCCTCCGGCAGTTCCGCGCGCCAGACGGAAGCCACCGACAAGCGTCCGGTCGACGCTGTGGTCATGGCGATCATCGACAGCTGGAGCATCGACGGCGCCGTGCGGTACCAGAAATAG
- a CDS encoding aldehyde dehydrogenase family protein, giving the protein MASLNDVDIEAIARRIVADLQTGAGVSARPPSTGDRSSASGLGVFSTVDEAVQAARLAQPRFARLPLTTRARIIAAIRQTMTEHAAALAKAAHEETGLGRVDDKVVKNLLVTEKTPGLEDLAPQAVTGDHGLSLIEPAPFGVVGAITPCTNPTSTIICNAIGMLSAGNSVVFCVHPSARSCSIQTVALLNKAIESAGGPPNVVTCLSNSSIETAQEMMRHRGIRLLVVTGGGMVVKAAMASGKRAICAGPGNPPVVVDETAHLEKAGRDIVLGASTDNNIICTDEKEVLVVATVADTLLRAMTTAGAVLVDRSQLAQLEKVLFVDIPGPRQGAHVNRDLIGRNAGVILRKIGMNVPDSVRLGIVEVEENHPLLWTEQMMPILPICRVPTVDYAIDLAVEVEGGNRHTAVMHSTNIDSLSRMARECDCSIFVKNGRSQAGLGLDGEGFASFTIASPTGEGLTGPRSFSRWRRCVMVDHFRIT; this is encoded by the coding sequence ATGGCCAGTCTCAACGACGTAGATATCGAGGCGATCGCACGCCGGATTGTGGCCGATCTCCAGACGGGGGCTGGCGTCTCTGCCCGCCCACCGTCGACGGGCGATCGGTCGTCGGCCTCCGGGCTGGGGGTGTTCTCGACGGTGGACGAGGCGGTGCAGGCCGCGCGGCTGGCTCAGCCGCGGTTCGCGCGCCTGCCGCTGACCACGCGCGCCCGGATCATCGCCGCCATCAGGCAGACGATGACCGAGCATGCGGCCGCGCTGGCGAAGGCGGCGCACGAGGAGACCGGGCTGGGCCGCGTCGACGACAAGGTGGTGAAGAACCTCCTCGTGACGGAGAAGACTCCCGGTCTCGAGGACCTCGCGCCGCAAGCCGTGACCGGCGACCATGGGCTCTCGCTCATCGAGCCCGCGCCCTTCGGCGTGGTCGGCGCGATCACGCCGTGCACCAACCCCACCTCGACCATCATCTGCAATGCGATCGGGATGCTGAGCGCTGGCAACAGCGTCGTCTTCTGCGTTCACCCGAGCGCGAGGTCGTGCTCGATCCAGACCGTGGCGCTGTTGAACAAGGCGATCGAGTCGGCGGGCGGGCCACCGAACGTCGTGACGTGTCTCTCGAACTCGAGCATCGAGACAGCCCAGGAGATGATGCGGCATCGCGGGATCCGGCTGCTCGTCGTGACGGGCGGCGGCATGGTCGTGAAGGCCGCGATGGCCAGCGGCAAGCGCGCGATCTGCGCCGGGCCGGGCAATCCCCCGGTGGTGGTGGATGAGACGGCGCACCTGGAGAAGGCGGGGCGCGACATCGTGCTCGGCGCCTCCACGGACAACAACATCATCTGCACGGACGAGAAGGAAGTGCTGGTGGTCGCGACGGTCGCCGACACCCTGCTCCGGGCCATGACGACGGCTGGAGCGGTGCTGGTGGATCGGTCGCAGCTGGCGCAGCTCGAGAAGGTGCTGTTCGTCGACATTCCCGGGCCGCGTCAGGGCGCGCACGTCAACCGCGACCTCATCGGCAGGAACGCAGGTGTCATTCTTCGGAAGATCGGGATGAACGTGCCCGATTCGGTGCGGCTGGGGATCGTCGAGGTCGAGGAGAACCACCCGCTGCTCTGGACCGAACAGATGATGCCGATCCTCCCGATCTGCCGCGTGCCGACGGTCGACTACGCGATCGACCTCGCCGTGGAGGTCGAGGGGGGAAATCGCCACACCGCGGTGATGCACTCGACCAACATCGACAGCCTCAGCCGGATGGCGCGGGAGTGCGATTGCAGCATCTTCGTGAAGAACGGCCGGTCGCAGGCGGGTCTCGGACTGGACGGCGAGGGGTTCGCGTCGTTCACGATCGCCAGTCCGACCGGGGAGGGCTTGACCGGCCCGCGGTCGTTCTCCCGATGGCGCCGCTGCGTCATGGTCGATCACTTCAGGATCACGTGA
- a CDS encoding BMC domain-containing protein: MKNAPALAIIEFRDIPSGIDATDAMLKKAPIAFVKSGTITRGRFLTLIGGSTAAVEESVSEGLARGGESVLDHLLLADVHPRVYAAILGERSVGDGGSLAVIETDTVASNVRAAELALKGTPVVLLELRLADAGLSGKGVSIYQGELPDIEAAVDIVLAFMRQTGGEVRHTIISAPHDALATQLASSSSFESTKLLELDGEVV, translated from the coding sequence ATGAAGAACGCGCCGGCTCTCGCCATCATCGAGTTCCGCGACATCCCGTCGGGCATCGACGCCACCGACGCCATGCTCAAGAAGGCGCCGATCGCGTTCGTCAAGTCCGGCACGATCACGCGAGGCCGTTTCCTCACGCTCATCGGGGGCAGTACCGCGGCGGTGGAGGAGTCGGTGTCTGAGGGCCTGGCCCGCGGCGGTGAGAGCGTCCTCGATCATCTCCTGCTCGCCGACGTGCATCCCAGGGTGTACGCCGCCATCCTCGGCGAGCGCTCGGTCGGTGACGGCGGTTCGCTCGCGGTGATCGAGACCGACACCGTGGCCTCGAACGTGCGGGCGGCCGAACTCGCGCTCAAGGGAACGCCGGTGGTGTTGCTCGAGCTGAGGCTGGCCGACGCCGGCCTGTCGGGCAAGGGGGTCAGCATCTACCAGGGCGAGCTGCCAGATATCGAGGCCGCCGTCGACATCGTGCTCGCGTTCATGCGGCAGACCGGCGGCGAGGTGAGACACACCATCATCTCTGCGCCCCACGACGCGCTGGCCACGCAACTGGCGAGCAGCAGCTCGTTCGAGTCGACCAAACTGCTCGAACTCGACGGGGAGGTGGTCTGA
- a CDS encoding EutN/CcmL family microcompartment protein, which yields MLLGRIVGTVVPCVIYRGLEGVPMLLVQPLDKAGNSEGRVLVAADATRMAGPGELVYYEGGREAAMALDPWCVPVDHAVIGIVDDVHRSADHGGSGDSASGPDGSAR from the coding sequence ATGCTGCTCGGCCGGATCGTCGGGACGGTCGTCCCCTGTGTGATCTACCGGGGTCTCGAAGGCGTACCGATGCTGCTGGTTCAGCCGCTCGACAAGGCCGGGAACTCGGAGGGGCGCGTGCTCGTCGCGGCCGACGCGACGCGGATGGCTGGGCCGGGGGAGCTGGTCTACTACGAGGGGGGCCGTGAGGCCGCGATGGCGCTCGACCCGTGGTGCGTTCCCGTGGACCATGCGGTTATCGGCATCGTGGACGACGTGCACCGCTCGGCCGATCACGGCGGATCAGGTGACTCCGCGTCGGGACCCGACGGGAGCGCGCGATGA